A region from the Thermanaeromonas toyohensis ToBE genome encodes:
- the rnc gene encoding ribonuclease III: MEEGRRQKLQAFLRKWGLQVTELELIDLALTHPTYAIEHNLPDHNQRLEFLGDAVLGLAVAEYLYKELPTLSEGELTRLRAAIVCEASLAQAAQTLGLGELLLLGRGEEQSGGRQRPSNLAEALEAFFGSLYLTLGLSVVKGLVRRLFAHFLKEEARREVIDSKSRLQEWVQSRGPENVTYQLLAQWGPDHDKRFRCGVFYRGKLLATGEGKSKKEAEQEAARKALEQLCTHGLLP, from the coding sequence GTGGAAGAGGGAAGAAGGCAAAAGTTACAAGCCTTTCTTCGAAAATGGGGCCTGCAAGTCACGGAGCTCGAGCTTATAGATCTTGCCCTAACCCATCCCACCTATGCTATAGAACATAATTTACCGGACCATAACCAGCGGCTAGAGTTTTTAGGCGATGCAGTGCTGGGTTTAGCGGTAGCGGAATATTTATATAAAGAGCTACCCACTTTAAGTGAAGGAGAGCTTACCCGCCTCCGGGCAGCCATAGTCTGCGAGGCTAGTCTAGCCCAGGCTGCCCAAACCTTAGGTTTAGGCGAATTGCTCCTTTTAGGTCGGGGCGAAGAACAAAGCGGTGGTCGCCAGCGTCCCTCTAATTTAGCCGAGGCCTTGGAAGCATTTTTTGGTAGCCTCTACCTCACCTTAGGCCTTTCGGTAGTTAAAGGGCTGGTGCGGCGCCTTTTCGCCCATTTTTTGAAGGAAGAGGCTCGTCGGGAGGTTATAGATAGTAAGAGTAGGCTTCAAGAGTGGGTTCAGAGCAGGGGACCAGAAAATGTGACCTATCAGCTTTTAGCCCAATGGGGGCCGGACCACGATAAAAGATTTAGGTGCGGCGTTTTTTACCGGGGGAAGCTTTTAGCCACAGGGGAAGGTAAAAGTAAGAAGGAAGCAGAACAGGAAGCCGCCCGCAAGGCCCTGGAACAACTATGTACTCATGGTCTTCTTCCCTAG
- a CDS encoding stage V sporulation protein S, with protein sequence MEVLKVSAQSNPKAVAGALAAVFRQYGKAEVQAVGAGAVNQAVKAIAIARGFIAPNGIDLVMIPAFTEINIDGETRTAIRFIVEPR encoded by the coding sequence ATGGAAGTACTAAAGGTGTCTGCACAATCTAATCCCAAGGCTGTAGCTGGGGCCCTGGCAGCTGTCTTTCGCCAATACGGTAAGGCCGAGGTTCAAGCTGTAGGGGCAGGGGCGGTAAACCAGGCAGTTAAGGCTATTGCCATTGCCCGCGGGTTTATCGCTCCCAATGGTATAGACTTAGTAATGATCCCTGCCTTTACCGAGATAAACATTGATGGCGAAACACGAACAGCTATAAGGTTTATTGTAGAGCCGAGATAA